A part of Saccopteryx bilineata isolate mSacBil1 chromosome 8, mSacBil1_pri_phased_curated, whole genome shotgun sequence genomic DNA contains:
- the STX19 gene encoding syntaxin-19 — protein MKDRLQELKQRTKEFELSRDRQVSTTEAEEQGRFLQQAVIYEREPVAEGHLYETLKLQESLNNLTDDVRKFGQQQKSLVASMRRFSLLKRESGIAKEIKIQAEHIKKGLDDLLKEAKNSEAESGPSSVITRILKYQHAAMSHHFRQTMLMHNDTIAAKQEKCKTFIFRQLEVAGKELPEEAVNDMLHQGKWEVFNESLLTETSITKAQLSEIEQRHKELVNLENQIKDLRELFIQIFLLVEEQGESINNIEMIVNGTKEYVNTTKEKFGLAVRYKKRNPCRVLCCWCCPCCGSK, from the coding sequence atgaaGGACAGACTTCAAGAACTAAAACAACGGACAAAGGAATTCGAACTCTCCAGAGACAGGCAGGTGTCAACTACAGAAGCAGAGGAGCAGGGAAGGTTTCTGCAGCAAGCTGTTATTTATGAAAGAGAGCCTGTAGCTGAGGGACACCTGTATGAGACCCTTAAACTACAAGAGAGCCTTAACAACTTAACAGATGATGTTCGAAAATTTGGACAGCAACAGAAAAGTCTGGTGGCTTCAATGAGAAGGTTTAGTCTGCTTAAGAGAGAGTCTGGCATTGCAAAGGAGATAAAAATCCAAGcagaacacattaaaaaaggTTTGGATGATTTACTAAAAGAAGCTAAAAACTCAGAGGCTGAAAGTGGTCCGTCATCAGTGATCACAAGAATACTTAAATATCAGCATGCTGCGATGTCCCACCATTTCCGGCAAACTATGCTCATGCACAATGACACAATAGCAGCAAAGCAAGAGAAGTGCAAGACATTTATTTTCCGTCAGCTTGAAGTTGCTGGAAAAGAACTGCcagaagaagcagtcaatgacaTGCTTCATCAAGGAAAATGGGAAGTGTTTAATGAAAGTTTGCTTACAGAAACCAGCATCACTAAAGCACAACTCTCAGAGATAGAACAGAGACACAAGGAACTTGTTAATTTGGAGAATCAAATAAAGGATTTAAGGGAGCTTTTCATTCAGATATTTCTTCTAGTAGAGGAACAAGGAGAAAGCATCAACAATATTGAAATGATAGTGAATGGTACAAAAGAGTATGTCAACACTACCAAAGAGAAATTTGGACTAGCCGTAAGATACAAGAAGAGAAATCCTTGTCGGGTACTGTGCTGTTGGTGTTGTCCATGCTGTGGCTCAAAATAA